CCCGCTAGCCGCGCGCCGGCGCGCCCGGCGCGCGGCTAGCGGGCCCGGCGGGCCTCGGCCGCCCCCACCGCGACCGACCCGCACAGACCCCGTACGCACCGAGAAGGCAGACATTCGTGAACTGGGACGACGACACCGAGGCCACCGCCGAAGCCGACCGCCTCGTCGCGGCCTCGGCGGACGGCGAGGACACCGCCGTCGAAGCGGCGCTGCGCCCCAAGGACCTCGGTGAGTTCGTCGGCCAGGAGAAGGTCCGCCAGCAGCTCGACCTCGTCCTCAAGGCGGCCCGCCAGCGCGGGGCCACCGCCGACCACGTCCTGCTCTCCGGCGCGCCCGGCCTCGGCAAGACCACCCTTTCGATGATCATCGCGGCCGAGATGGGCGCCCCCATCCGGATCACCTCCGGCCCCGCCATCCAGCACGCCGGCGACCTCGCCGCGATCCTCTCCTCCCTCCAGGAGGGCGAGGTCCTCTTCCTCGACGAGATCCACCGCATGTCGCGGCCCGCCGAGGAGATGCTCTACATGGCCATGGAGGACTTCCGCGTCGACGTGATCGTCGGCAAGGGCCCCGGCGCCACCGCGATCCCGCTGGAGCTGCCCCCCTTCACCCTGGTGGGCGCCACCACCCGGGCCGGCCTGCTGCCCCCGCCGCTGCGCGACCGCTTCGGCTTCACCGGGCACATGGAGTTCTACGCGCCCGAGGAGCTGGAGCGCGTCCTGCACCGCTCCGCGCGGCTGCTCGACGTGGAGATCGACACGGCCGGCGCCGCCGAGATCGCCGGCCGCTCCCGCGGCACCCCGCGCATCGCCAACCGGCTGCTGCGCCGGGTCCGCGACTACGCCCAGGTCCGCGCCGACGGCGTGATCAACCGCGAGGTGGCCGGTACCGCCCTCCAGG
Above is a window of Streptomyces subrutilus DNA encoding:
- the ruvB gene encoding Holliday junction branch migration DNA helicase RuvB, yielding MNWDDDTEATAEADRLVAASADGEDTAVEAALRPKDLGEFVGQEKVRQQLDLVLKAARQRGATADHVLLSGAPGLGKTTLSMIIAAEMGAPIRITSGPAIQHAGDLAAILSSLQEGEVLFLDEIHRMSRPAEEMLYMAMEDFRVDVIVGKGPGATAIPLELPPFTLVGATTRAGLLPPPLRDRFGFTGHMEFYAPEELERVLHRSARLLDVEIDTAGAAEIAGRSRGTPRIANRLLRRVRDYAQVRADGVINREVAGTALQVYEVDGRGLDRLDRAVLEALLKLFGGGPVGLSTLAVAVGEERETVEEVAEPFLVREGLLARTPRGRVATPAAWAHLGLVPPRQGGSGSSGQQGLFGA